TAGGTACGTTCCAGGGCTCACTCAGCAGCATCAATGCCACGCGTCTTGGAGCGCTCGTCGTTGAAGAGGCTATAAAACGCGCCGGAATACAAAAAACCGATGTCGATGAAGTGATCATGGGGAATGTACTGACAGCGGGCGAAGGTCAGGCGCCTGCGAGGCAAGCCGCTCTATTTGCCGGATTGCCGGAAACGGTCACGTGTATGACCATTAATAAAGTTTGCGGCTCCGGACTCAAATCCGTGATGCTGGCGGCGCAGGCGATTATGTGTGGCGATGCGGATGTAATTGTAGCAGGCGGCATGGAGAGTATGTCCAATACGCCGTATTTGCTTGAAAAAGCGCGTACCGGTTATCGAATGGGTCACGGTCAATTGGTAGACAGCATGATCAAAGACGGTTTGTGGGACGTGTACAATGATTATCATATGGGCAATGCTGCTGAATTGTGTGCCAAAGAATGCAATGTGCCGCGCACTGAGCAAGATGCTTTTGCGAAAATGAGTTTTGAGAGAGCATTAAAATCCCAAAAAGACGGTGCATTCGGTGATGAAATTGTCGGCGTTACGATCAAGGACAAAAAGGGCGATATAATCATTACTGAAGATGAAAATCCTAAAAAAGCTAATT
Above is a window of bacterium DNA encoding:
- a CDS encoding thiolase family protein; its protein translation is GTFQGSLSSINATRLGALVVEEAIKRAGIQKTDVDEVIMGNVLTAGEGQAPARQAALFAGLPETVTCMTINKVCGSGLKSVMLAAQAIMCGDADVIVAGGMESMSNTPYLLEKARTGYRMGHGQLVDSMIKDGLWDVYNDYHMGNAAELCAKECNVPRTEQDAFAKMSFERALKSQKDGAFGDEIVGVTIKDKKGDIIITEDENPKKANFEKMPTLKPAFQKDGTVTAANASSINDGAAALVIMSREKADQLKLKPLVKIIAQASSARKPEWFTTAPIDAIGKVLKKADKKLDDIDLFEINEAFAVVNLAAAKQLNIPTDKMNVQGGAIALGHPIGASGARILTTLVHALKRHQKKTGMAAICIGGGEASALIIERI